One window of the Primulina eburnea isolate SZY01 chromosome 18, ASM2296580v1, whole genome shotgun sequence genome contains the following:
- the LOC140819199 gene encoding uncharacterized protein codes for MGKDGRTGLGYVESAYEHGESSNSGSKSTVFVKEIKDNSVPLMVNHPMENLPISKLASEQRPKQNRASSSPLKVDPPVKISQIKKPVSTSKPKQRKRHFICHYCYKPGHIRPFCYKLRDDYLNWKSNRVLPTVLSNTKRNTAVKKSSTRKVWVPKTVIRCNIIYTSLKTNIAGAWYFDSGCSRHMTGFKEHLTDYVEIKSGRVTYGGGSKGRIVGKGTLNVDGLPELHNVLHVEGLNSNLISISQLCDDDLHVKFNKNNCEVFNDANVCVMSGTRSADNCYQLGEGDGCRSAKVSELDVWHQKLGHVSINTLKNLRKFDAVRGMPNLNLGVVYVCGPCQKSKQTRVAHSVLQHFGTTQCLELLHMDILGPMDVESLGDLTVKTPEADVEELLDISEALTRNSVESGVETSEATPSTTPPLNQPETVDNDNDDNDDVVINCEREIPSKIQKNHPSSQIIGELHDGVQTRNKEKVDYRKMIGLICMSSTFSQVF; via the exons ATGGGAAAGGATGGCAGAACTGGTCTTGGATATGTTGAAAGCGCATATGAACATGGTGAATCTTCCAACTCCGGATCAAAATCAACTGTGTTTGTAAAGGAAATTAAAGACAATTCTGTCCCTTTAATGGTGAACCATCCTATGGAGAATCTGCCAATCTCAAAGCTAGCATCGGAACAAAGGCCGAAACAAAATAGAGCTTCTTCCTCTCCTTTGAAAGTTGATCCTCCAGTGAAGATATCACAAATCAAGAAACCAGTGTCAACTTCCAAACCAAAGCAAAGAAAGCGACATTTTATCTGCCATTACTGCTATAAGCCTGGGCACATCAGACCCTTCTGCTACAAACTAAGAGACGACTACCTGAATTGGAAATCAAATCGGGTGTTGCCCACCGTGTTGTCCAACACCAAGCGCAACACCGCAGTCAAGAAATCTTCCACAAGGAAAGTTTGGGTACCTAAAACTGTTATTCGATGCAATATCATTTATACTTCTTTAAAAACTAACATTGCAGGTGCATGGTACTTCGACAGTGGgtgctcacgccacatgaccgGATTTAAAGAACACCTCACGGATTATGTTGAAATAAAAAGTGGGCGTGTAACCTATGGTGGTGGTTCTAAAGGAAGAATTGTAGGCAAAGGAACCTTGAACGTTGATGGGCTTCCTGAACTTCACAATGTTCTACATGTTGAAGGacttaactcaaacttaataagcataagtcaactttgtgatgatgatttacatgttaagttcaataaaaataattgtgaaGTTTTTAATGATGCCAATGTTTGTGTAATGTCAGGTACTCGTTCAGCTGACAATTGTTATCAATTGGGAGAAGGTGATGGTTGCCGAAGTGCCAAGGTGAGTGAATTAGAcgtatggcatcaaaaactggGACACGTGAGTATCAATACCTTGAAGAATCTGCGTAAGTTTgatgctgtgagaggtatgccCAATTTAAATTTAGGTGTTGTGTATGTCTGTGGTCCATGCCAGAAAAGTAAACAAACCCGTGTTGCGCACTcggtgttgcaacactttgggacaacacaGTGCCTTGAACTTTTGCATATGGATATACTGGGTCCAATGGATGTTGAGAGCTTGGGTGATCTGACAGTTAAAACACCAGAGGCTGATGTAGAAGAATTGCTGGATATAAGTGAGGCACTGACCAGAAACAGTGTTGAGTCTGGTGTTGAGACCAGTGAAGCAACACCAAGCACAACACCGCCTCTGAACCAACCAGAAACTGTGGATAATGATAACGATGATAATGATGATGTGGTGATCAATTGTGAAAGAGAAATTCCCAGCAAGATTCAGAAGAATCATCCATCATCACAAATCATTGGTGAATTACATGATGGTGTGCAAACAAGAAACAAAGAAAAGGTGGACTACCGCAAAATGATTGGTTTAATATGCATGAGCTCCACGTTTTCCCAG GTGTTCTAA